In Methanocaldococcus lauensis, a single genomic region encodes these proteins:
- a CDS encoding ABC transporter ATP-binding protein: MALIEGRNIWKIYGSGEAKTYALRGIDISINEGEFVAIMGPSGCGKSTLLNILGLLDVPTRGEVYIKGKKTTLMNENERAIFRRKISGFIFQQFHLIKTLTALENVELPMILDEKDKKYRRKRAKKLLEMVGLAERIYHYPNQLSGGQQQRVAIARALANNPKIIFADEPTGNLDSKSGKIVMDLLKELNEKGITIIMVTHDKDLAKYASRIIKMKDGKIVSYE; this comes from the coding sequence ATGGCATTAATAGAGGGTAGAAATATTTGGAAAATTTATGGGAGTGGAGAGGCAAAAACCTACGCGTTAAGAGGAATTGATATTTCCATTAACGAGGGAGAGTTTGTAGCAATAATGGGACCAAGTGGTTGTGGAAAATCCACACTTTTAAACATTTTAGGGCTTTTAGATGTGCCTACAAGGGGGGAGGTTTATATAAAAGGAAAAAAAACTACATTGATGAATGAGAATGAAAGAGCTATTTTTAGAAGGAAAATAAGTGGATTTATATTTCAACAGTTTCATTTAATAAAAACACTAACAGCCCTTGAAAATGTGGAATTGCCAATGATTCTTGATGAGAAAGATAAGAAGTATAGAAGAAAGAGGGCTAAAAAACTACTTGAAATGGTTGGATTGGCAGAGAGGATATATCATTATCCTAACCAGTTGAGTGGTGGGCAACAGCAGAGAGTGGCTATAGCAAGAGCTTTGGCAAACAATCCAAAGATAATTTTTGCTGATGAGCCAACTGGAAACCTGGACAGTAAAAGTGGAAAAATTGTTATGGATTTGCTAAAAGAACTAAATGAAAAAGGAATTACAATCATTATGGTAACTCACGACAAAGATTTGGCTAAATATGCATCAAGAATTATAAAAATGAAAGATGGGAAGATAGTATCTTATGAATAA
- a CDS encoding ABC transporter permease, which produces MKTVDIISFAWKNMKQKRTQSLLTIIGIVIGVMAIVSLISLGYGVQNYIHEEMMKMGANKLTILPFKQFGVPPTHYFSDKEVKAIKNIKGVKEVLYGWYGGVDIEFNGEKKYVSCYYSKPSTLKEVYLDSGYDLESGRWLSDNDKYKCIIGYGTAHNMFDREIKVGDTIKIKEKKFKVVGILKQIGNQQDDDSVIIPLKVGEELFGNKDKYNFIMVTVKEGININKVAEDVKEALKKSLGDEDFSVLTAEQLAETVGGILGVITLFVSGVAGISLLVGAVGISNTMHMSILERRKDIGILKALGAETGDILAIFVVESGFLGLFGGIIGLILGIIFAKIVEVIAHKQGYLMVNAWISWELIIGVLIFSFVVGVISGYFPARSGAKLNPIETLRGE; this is translated from the coding sequence ATGAAGACAGTTGATATTATATCCTTTGCTTGGAAAAATATGAAACAAAAAAGAACTCAAAGTTTATTAACAATAATAGGGATTGTTATTGGAGTAATGGCCATAGTGAGTTTAATTTCTTTAGGATATGGTGTTCAAAATTACATCCACGAGGAAATGATGAAAATGGGAGCAAATAAATTAACAATTCTCCCATTTAAGCAGTTTGGTGTTCCTCCAACGCACTATTTTAGTGATAAAGAAGTTAAGGCTATTAAAAACATTAAGGGAGTAAAAGAAGTTTTATATGGTTGGTATGGGGGAGTAGATATTGAATTTAATGGAGAGAAAAAATATGTTTCTTGTTATTATTCTAAACCTTCAACTTTAAAGGAAGTTTATTTGGATAGTGGATATGACCTTGAATCTGGAAGATGGTTAAGTGATAATGATAAATATAAGTGCATTATTGGTTATGGAACTGCCCATAATATGTTTGATAGGGAAATTAAAGTTGGAGATACGATAAAGATTAAAGAGAAAAAGTTTAAAGTCGTTGGAATATTGAAACAGATAGGTAATCAACAGGATGATGATAGTGTCATAATCCCTCTAAAAGTTGGAGAAGAACTTTTTGGTAATAAAGATAAGTATAACTTTATTATGGTTACTGTGAAAGAGGGAATAAATATAAATAAAGTCGCAGAAGATGTTAAAGAAGCATTAAAAAAATCTCTTGGAGATGAAGATTTCTCTGTTTTAACAGCAGAACAGTTGGCAGAGACAGTTGGAGGAATTTTGGGAGTTATTACTTTATTTGTTTCAGGAGTTGCTGGAATTTCATTACTTGTGGGGGCTGTTGGAATTTCAAATACAATGCACATGAGCATTTTAGAGAGAAGGAAGGATATTGGAATTTTAAAGGCATTGGGGGCAGAAACAGGAGATATATTAGCAATTTTTGTCGTTGAATCTGGATTTTTAGGACTATTTGGAGGAATCATTGGATTGATATTAGGGATTATTTTTGCAAAAATAGTTGAAGTTATAGCCCATAAGCAAGGTTATTTAATGGTTAATGCTTGGATTTCTTGGGAATTAATTATTGGGGTTTTAATATTCTCTTTTGTTGTTGGAGTTATTAGCGGATATTTCCCAGCAAGAAGTGGGGCAAAATTAAATCCAATTGAGACATTGAGGGGAGAATAA
- a CDS encoding selenouridine synthase SelU-like subunit, which produces MDEEILARLITFTEDVVLCIVLNDGRKMITNGKKILAGKIEGELASFILKESKEFLKDKKVGVKQFKDYNIYFERIDINKFLKTIGSEFVKNAITVNELLKLMENNENIIIVDVRSPREYKNETIPGAINIPLFLDEEHALIGKVYKEEGKDRAIDLGIEIFKKRLIRILNESKKLDKNKLIVVFCARGGMRSQIMALILQLLGFNVKRLIGGFKAYKHAKDKIKK; this is translated from the coding sequence ATGGACGAGGAGATTTTAGCGAGGTTAATAACTTTTACAGAGGATGTTGTTTTGTGTATAGTTTTGAATGACGGTAGAAAAATGATAACAAACGGTAAAAAAATATTGGCTGGAAAAATTGAAGGAGAATTGGCCTCATTTATACTAAAAGAATCTAAGGAGTTTTTAAAAGATAAAAAAGTAGGAGTAAAGCAATTTAAAGATTATAATATTTATTTTGAAAGGATAGACATAAATAAGTTTTTAAAAACTATTGGAAGTGAATTTGTTAAAAATGCAATAACCGTTAATGAACTTCTAAAATTAATGGAAAATAATGAAAATATAATTATAGTTGATGTTAGAAGTCCAAGAGAATATAAAAATGAGACGATTCCAGGAGCAATAAACATTCCATTATTTTTAGATGAAGAACATGCCTTAATAGGGAAAGTTTATAAAGAGGAAGGAAAAGATAGAGCAATAGATTTAGGCATTGAAATCTTTAAAAAAAGATTGATTAGAATCTTAAATGAAAGTAAGAAACTTGATAAAAATAAATTAATTGTTGTTTTTTGTGCGAGAGGAGGGATGAGAAGTCAGATAATGGCTTTAATTTTGCAACTATTAGGATTTAATGTAAAAAGATTAATAGGAGGATTTAAAGCATATAAACACGCAAAAGATAAAATTAAAAAATAA
- a CDS encoding KEOPS complex subunit Pcc1 codes for MNYFELILEFDSEEEAEIIYKSIFLEHISSQIKSKATMEINKNVIKINVEAEDISILKASIYSYLRWIGVAQNIYNICKE; via the coding sequence ATGAATTATTTTGAGTTAATATTAGAGTTTGATTCAGAGGAAGAGGCAGAAATTATTTATAAATCTATATTTTTAGAACATATATCTTCTCAAATAAAATCTAAGGCTACGATGGAAATAAATAAAAATGTTATAAAAATAAATGTTGAAGCAGAAGACATTTCTATATTAAAGGCATCTATCTATTCATATTTAAGATGGATTGGAGTAGCACAAAACATTTATAATATTTGTAAAGAATAA
- a CDS encoding rRNA maturation protein, protein MIITTSRKPSQRTRSFVRDLERTLNLPYIQRGKLSLKELFEMDKHILLIGEFKANPGTLVVYDVENNRRLSSFISVKLQREICGEKIYNNDGIKIRVSRELQNNEDFKKYYEIYNEFLFQHLNIDEDSNITLKLEKDPKYLFALQFYKDRVKIGPLIRVKSIKLFDRLYDK, encoded by the coding sequence ATGATAATTACAACTTCAAGAAAACCCTCTCAAAGAACAAGAAGCTTCGTTAGGGATTTAGAAAGAACTTTAAATCTACCATATATTCAGAGAGGGAAACTATCTTTGAAAGAATTATTTGAAATGGATAAACATATTTTGTTAATTGGGGAATTTAAAGCGAATCCTGGGACATTAGTAGTTTATGATGTTGAAAATAATAGAAGGCTATCAAGTTTTATTTCTGTTAAATTACAGAGAGAGATTTGTGGAGAAAAGATATACAATAACGATGGAATAAAAATAAGAGTTAGTAGGGAATTACAAAATAATGAAGATTTTAAAAAATATTATGAAATCTATAATGAATTTTTATTTCAACACTTAAATATTGATGAAGACAGTAACATAACATTAAAGTTAGAGAAAGATCCTAAATATTTGTTTGCCCTTCAATTCTACAAAGATAGAGTAAAAATAGGACCTTTAATTAGAGTAAAGTCTATTAAATTATTTGATAGACTCTATGATAAATAA
- the rpl18a gene encoding 50S ribosomal protein L18Ae — MAKIYRITGKIFLKKGEPMIFRKEYRALKPEHALEILYSEFGGRYKVKRSRIKILNIEEISPEDVTDPILKKLITA, encoded by the coding sequence TTGGCTAAAATATATAGAATTACTGGAAAAATATTTTTAAAAAAAGGAGAGCCTATGATATTTAGAAAGGAGTATAGAGCTTTAAAACCAGAACATGCCTTAGAAATACTATACTCAGAATTTGGTGGAAGATACAAAGTTAAAAGATCAAGAATAAAGATTTTAAATATCGAAGAAATCAGTCCTGAGGATGTTACTGATCCTATATTAAAGAAACTAATTACTGCTTAA
- a CDS encoding ribosome assembly factor SBDS, with protein MVSLEKAVIARYTSHGEKFEILVDPYLAAKLKEGQNVDMDELLAIDVIFKDANKGEKAPEELLSKVFGTTDVKEIAKKIILKGNVQLTAKQREELREQKKRQIITIISRNTINPQTDTPHPPHRIEKAMEELKINIDIYKSAEEQVPEIVKKLKKLLPIRFEKRDIAVKIPPEYASKAYNVLYQFGAVKQEEWQPDGSLIVLIEIPSGIEAEFYAQLNKITKGNVQTKVVKKYSE; from the coding sequence ATGGTGTCCTTAGAAAAGGCAGTTATTGCAAGATATACATCACACGGTGAAAAATTCGAAATTTTAGTAGATCCTTACTTAGCCGCTAAACTTAAAGAAGGTCAAAATGTTGATATGGATGAACTTTTAGCCATAGATGTTATATTTAAAGATGCAAATAAGGGAGAAAAGGCTCCTGAAGAACTTTTATCAAAAGTCTTTGGAACTACTGATGTTAAAGAAATTGCAAAAAAAATTATATTAAAAGGTAATGTTCAATTAACTGCTAAACAAAGAGAAGAACTTAGAGAACAGAAAAAAAGGCAAATTATTACTATAATTAGTAGAAACACTATAAACCCACAAACTGACACTCCTCATCCTCCACATAGAATTGAAAAAGCTATGGAGGAATTGAAAATTAATATTGATATTTACAAAAGTGCTGAAGAGCAAGTTCCTGAAATTGTCAAAAAGCTTAAAAAACTTTTACCAATCAGGTTTGAAAAAAGAGATATTGCTGTTAAAATACCTCCTGAATATGCTTCTAAGGCATACAATGTATTGTATCAATTTGGAGCTGTTAAACAGGAAGAATGGCAACCAGATGGCTCTTTAATTGTATTGATTGAAATTCCAAGTGGTATTGAGGCAGAGTTTTACGCTCAACTAAACAAAATAACTAAAGGAAATGTTCAAACAAAAGTAGTTAAAAAATACAGTGAATAA
- a CDS encoding radical SAM protein — protein sequence MNIDEILENVRKAFKLTTKHFGNTVTFERALFLGWYCDLKHPCKFCYMSTQKDKIKDPKKARRKLESILAEAILMKRIGWKLEFISGGYGYSPKEINDIAEMVAYVQKCKQYLNVGVVDLSSINLDVIEGVVGAVETVSKDRDWICSGKPLDKIKDNLLKAKELGLKTGITIILGLGEKEEDIDKLLNLIEELDLDRITFYSLNPQKGTIFENKPSVTTIEYMNWVSNVRLNFPKIKIITGVWVDKIPMISPLILSGSNVITKFPVFSVFGTKKAHWIEKEILSTGRELIGTFTDIEVLKGEKVLEKTPYIEEEINISKENIRKVEELKDKIDEKINSYISKVLKKVVQ from the coding sequence ATGAATATTGATGAAATATTAGAAAATGTAAGAAAAGCGTTTAAATTAACTACTAAACATTTTGGAAATACTGTTACATTTGAAAGAGCTCTTTTTTTAGGATGGTATTGCGATTTAAAACATCCCTGCAAATTTTGCTATATGTCTACTCAGAAGGATAAAATAAAAGACCCAAAAAAAGCCAGAAGAAAGTTAGAGAGTATTTTAGCAGAGGCTATTTTAATGAAAAGAATTGGATGGAAATTAGAGTTTATATCTGGTGGTTATGGCTATAGCCCAAAGGAGATAAATGACATTGCTGAAATGGTGGCATATGTTCAAAAATGCAAGCAGTATTTAAATGTTGGTGTTGTTGATTTAAGCAGTATCAATTTAGATGTAATTGAAGGAGTTGTAGGGGCTGTTGAAACTGTTAGCAAAGATAGAGATTGGATTTGTTCAGGAAAACCATTGGATAAAATTAAAGATAATCTGTTAAAGGCAAAGGAATTGGGTTTAAAAACTGGGATAACTATAATATTGGGCTTAGGAGAAAAAGAGGAAGATATAGATAAATTATTAAACTTAATTGAAGAGTTGGACTTAGATAGAATTACATTCTATTCATTGAATCCTCAAAAAGGGACGATATTTGAAAATAAACCCTCAGTTACTACAATAGAATATATGAATTGGGTGTCTAATGTTAGATTAAACTTTCCTAAGATTAAAATTATTACGGGAGTTTGGGTTGATAAGATTCCAATGATTAGTCCGTTAATATTAAGTGGTTCCAATGTAATTACCAAGTTTCCAGTATTTTCTGTATTTGGAACAAAAAAAGCTCATTGGATAGAAAAAGAGATTTTATCAACTGGTAGAGAGCTAATAGGAACTTTTACAGATATTGAAGTTCTGAAAGGAGAAAAAGTTTTAGAAAAAACTCCCTACATAGAGGAAGAAATAAATATAAGTAAGGAAAATATTAGAAAGGTTGAAGAACTCAAAGATAAAATAGATGAAAAAATAAATAGTTACATTTCCAAAGTATTAAAAAAGGTGGTTCAATGA
- a CDS encoding sulfide-dependent adenosine diphosphate thiazole synthase, whose amino-acid sequence MNNLKEIKLNADEVKITRAILKASFDMWMDIVDVDVVIVGAGPSGLTCARYLAKEGFKVVVLERHLAFGGGTWGGGMGFPYIVVEEPADEILREIGVKLIKIDDYYVADSVEVPGKLAVSAIDAGAKILTGIVVEDLIIRENGVAGVVINSYAIEKAGFHIDPLCIKSKVVVDATGHEASVLNTLIKKNKLNAEVFGEKSMWAEKGENALLRNTREVYPNLFVCGMAANAAYGGYRMGPIFGGMYLSGKLCAELITEKLRKQ is encoded by the coding sequence ATGAACAACTTAAAGGAGATAAAGTTAAATGCTGACGAAGTTAAAATAACAAGGGCTATTTTAAAGGCAAGTTTTGACATGTGGATGGATATAGTAGATGTAGATGTAGTCATAGTTGGAGCTGGTCCAAGTGGTTTAACCTGTGCGAGATACTTGGCTAAGGAAGGTTTTAAAGTAGTTGTCTTAGAGAGACATTTAGCTTTTGGTGGAGGAACCTGGGGAGGAGGAATGGGCTTTCCATACATTGTTGTTGAAGAGCCAGCAGATGAAATATTGAGAGAGATTGGAGTTAAATTAATAAAGATAGATGATTACTATGTTGCCGACTCCGTAGAAGTTCCAGGTAAATTGGCAGTTTCCGCAATAGATGCTGGTGCTAAAATATTAACTGGCATTGTTGTTGAAGATTTGATTATAAGAGAAAATGGAGTTGCAGGAGTTGTAATAAATTCTTATGCTATAGAAAAAGCTGGATTCCACATAGATCCATTATGTATAAAGAGTAAAGTTGTTGTTGATGCTACTGGACACGAGGCATCTGTTTTAAACACATTAATTAAAAAGAACAAATTAAATGCTGAAGTTTTTGGCGAAAAATCAATGTGGGCTGAAAAAGGGGAAAATGCTTTATTAAGAAATACAAGAGAAGTTTATCCAAATCTGTTTGTTTGTGGAATGGCGGCTAATGCCGCCTATGGTGGATATAGAATGGGACCAATCTTTGGGGGAATGTATTTATCTGGAAAACTCTGTGCTGAACTAATTACTGAAAAATTGAGAAAACAATAA
- a CDS encoding DUF2666 domain-containing protein, protein MDDKIEFIAKHKNWFVVKKIKIDENTENIEIARLLASIDETVLNKIVEYLPFDIDKLYKIADEIFQKKKGRITEEEIAQVLKKLKSPATTRKLNEITESKEGKEILKAILNNIILERLGIQTRVSPKVIEKYIENMQTEGLK, encoded by the coding sequence GTGGATGATAAAATTGAATTTATAGCAAAACACAAAAATTGGTTTGTAGTAAAAAAAATAAAAATAGATGAAAATACTGAAAATATTGAAATAGCGAGATTATTAGCATCGATAGATGAGACTGTTTTAAACAAAATTGTTGAATATTTACCGTTTGATATTGACAAACTTTACAAAATAGCGGATGAAATCTTTCAAAAGAAAAAAGGGAGAATTACAGAGGAAGAGATAGCCCAAGTTTTAAAAAAATTAAAATCTCCTGCAACTACGAGAAAACTAAATGAAATTACAGAATCAAAAGAAGGTAAGGAGATACTTAAAGCTATATTAAACAACATAATATTAGAGAGATTAGGAATCCAAACAAGAGTTTCTCCAAAAGTTATTGAAAAATACATTGAAAATATGCAAACAGAAGGATTAAAATAA
- the rpl37A gene encoding 50S ribosomal protein L37Ae encodes MFSHTKKVGPAGRFGPRYGLKIRVRVRDVEVKAKKKYKCPVCGFPKLKRASTSIWVCDKCGAKIAGGAYTPETGAGKAVMKAIRRIVDRKEE; translated from the coding sequence ATGTTCAGTCACACTAAGAAGGTAGGACCTGCAGGAAGATTTGGACCAAGATATGGTTTAAAGATAAGAGTTAGAGTTAGAGATGTAGAAGTTAAAGCAAAAAAGAAATATAAGTGCCCAGTTTGTGGATTCCCAAAATTAAAGAGAGCCTCAACATCAATATGGGTTTGCGATAAATGTGGGGCTAAAATAGCTGGAGGGGCTTATACTCCAGAGACAGGAGCAGGTAAGGCAGTTATGAAGGCTATAAGAAGAATTGTTGATAGAAAAGAGGAATAA
- a CDS encoding COG1361 S-layer family protein, with protein MKLKYFFILIFGLIYLLSPINCIQIDKPQYEPLKIHPGDDVDLWIKITNNNYNNEVKNIIVKISPHYPFELRQIHPTIGKAEISHLNPGESDIVYFKLHVNENAPSDNYRIDITVNYDEIYNKGSDDERLIHYNITKVYYLPVYGIAKFQIIIDNNSISPSKSKTITIRLINEGTGNAKYVSINFFGNNKINVLGSGNYYIGFLKAKCERDIPITIYAVPEIENGIYTIYANINWIGDDGIFYNFSTPINIKVVKKIYKNQPFIYLDDVDFKDDSYEVTIGVANRGMSKMRHCVLTLNVNGKNYTKYVGDLDEDDYDTLVYTLYDVNGTVPLNVFLNYFDDYQNEYTVSKTFIVNFEHKEVKENNYWIIGILIIFGILLIIYYLRKRRKRESFEEL; from the coding sequence ATGAAATTAAAATATTTCTTCATACTAATATTTGGATTAATTTATTTATTATCTCCAATTAATTGCATTCAAATAGATAAACCTCAATATGAGCCATTAAAAATACATCCTGGAGATGATGTAGATTTATGGATTAAAATAACTAACAATAATTATAATAATGAAGTTAAAAATATAATTGTTAAAATCTCACCTCATTATCCATTTGAGTTAAGACAAATACATCCTACTATAGGAAAGGCAGAAATATCTCATTTAAATCCTGGTGAAAGTGATATTGTTTATTTCAAACTACATGTTAATGAAAATGCTCCTTCAGATAATTATAGGATTGATATTACTGTTAATTATGACGAAATTTATAATAAAGGTAGTGATGATGAGAGATTAATTCATTATAATATCACTAAAGTTTATTATTTGCCAGTTTATGGAATTGCAAAATTTCAAATCATAATAGATAATAATTCAATATCTCCTTCAAAATCAAAAACAATAACAATAAGATTAATAAATGAAGGAACTGGAAATGCAAAATATGTAAGTATAAATTTTTTTGGAAATAACAAAATAAATGTTTTAGGAAGTGGAAATTATTATATTGGATTTTTAAAGGCAAAGTGTGAAAGAGATATTCCTATAACAATATATGCAGTTCCTGAAATTGAGAATGGAATTTATACAATATACGCAAATATCAATTGGATAGGTGATGACGGAATCTTTTACAATTTCTCAACACCAATAAACATAAAGGTTGTTAAAAAAATCTATAAAAATCAGCCATTTATATATTTAGATGATGTTGATTTTAAAGATGATAGCTATGAAGTAACTATTGGTGTTGCTAATAGAGGAATGTCAAAAATGAGACACTGTGTTTTAACATTAAATGTAAATGGAAAAAACTACACAAAATATGTAGGAGATTTGGATGAAGATGACTATGATACTTTAGTGTATACTTTATATGATGTAAATGGAACAGTTCCTTTAAATGTATTTTTAAATTATTTTGATGATTATCAAAATGAATATACAGTTTCAAAAACATTCATTGTAAATTTTGAGCATAAAGAAGTTAAAGAGAATAATTATTGGATAATTGGAATTCTTATAATCTTTGGCATATTATTGATAATATATTATTTAAGAAAAAGAAGGAAAAGAGAAAGTTTTGAAGAATTATAA
- the pth2 gene encoding aminoacyl-tRNA hydrolase produces the protein MKMVVVIRTDLGMGKGKMVAQGGHAIIEAFLEAQRKNPKAVEEWLREGQKKVVVKVNSEKELIEIYNKAKSENLPCSIIRDAGHTQLKPGTLTAVAIGPDKDEKIDKITGHLKLL, from the coding sequence ATGAAAATGGTTGTAGTTATAAGAACTGACTTAGGAATGGGAAAGGGTAAAATGGTAGCACAAGGAGGGCATGCAATAATAGAGGCTTTTTTAGAAGCACAGAGAAAGAATCCAAAGGCTGTTGAAGAGTGGTTAAGAGAAGGGCAAAAAAAGGTTGTGGTAAAAGTAAATTCAGAGAAGGAACTTATAGAAATTTACAATAAAGCGAAAAGTGAAAATTTACCTTGCTCAATAATTAGAGATGCAGGGCATACACAGTTAAAGCCAGGAACTTTAACAGCAGTTGCTATAGGACCAGATAAAGATGAAAAAATTGATAAAATTACAGGACATTTAAAACTTCTATAA
- a CDS encoding DNA-directed RNA polymerase subunit P produces MVEYKCLNCKKIIKFEELGNRARCPYCSYKILVKLRPKVVKHVKAR; encoded by the coding sequence ATGGTAGAATATAAATGTTTAAACTGTAAAAAAATTATTAAATTTGAAGAGTTAGGTAACAGAGCAAGATGTCCATATTGTAGTTATAAAATATTAGTTAAACTTAGACCAAAAGTAGTTAAACATGTAAAGGCGAGGTAA
- the pyk gene encoding pyruvate kinase, with the protein MGPSLESRLNEAINLIDGVRFNMSHSTKDYCEKFLNILEKNNIAKVMDLKGIKIRVKKVRLKNKILKERDKIVIGKNGDIELNYNINTIDEGHFILINDGKVKLKVEKNENDKIIAVVIVGGEIKEGMGVNLPDTKIELPIIDKQDRGNIKFAVEKDFEYIALSFVRNKDDVKELKDIIEEYKGDCEVISKIETKEGLKNVKEIGKVSDGLMVARGDLGVEVPIERIPIEQKNILRIANKYGILSITATQILDSMIHNPYPTRAEVTDIANAIYDGTDCLMLSNETTIGKYPIEAIKVLNKVAEVADKHYEEFGDRVCLEVKSVDEGLAYAVYELYKKLNCKLIITPTYSGRSAKIISKLRINSKIIAPTPNLKTIRKLRLVWGVNSCLMEEFNDIENIINACRDIAKREIKSGIYIVTLGHPIGKKKTNTVKVEYI; encoded by the coding sequence ATGGGTCCTTCTTTAGAAAGTAGATTAAATGAGGCAATAAATTTAATAGATGGAGTTAGATTTAATATGTCTCACTCTACAAAAGACTACTGTGAAAAGTTTTTGAATATATTGGAAAAAAATAACATCGCCAAAGTTATGGATTTGAAGGGAATAAAGATTAGAGTAAAAAAAGTCAGATTAAAAAATAAGATATTAAAAGAAAGGGATAAAATAGTTATTGGTAAAAATGGAGATATAGAGCTTAATTATAATATAAATACAATTGATGAAGGACACTTTATTCTAATAAACGATGGGAAAGTTAAATTGAAAGTAGAAAAAAATGAAAATGATAAGATAATTGCAGTTGTAATTGTTGGTGGAGAGATTAAGGAGGGAATGGGTGTAAATCTTCCAGATACAAAAATAGAATTGCCAATAATTGATAAACAAGATAGGGGGAATATAAAATTTGCTGTAGAAAAAGATTTTGAATATATCGCCTTATCATTTGTTAGAAATAAGGATGATGTTAAGGAGTTAAAGGATATTATAGAGGAATATAAAGGAGATTGTGAAGTAATATCAAAAATAGAAACTAAGGAAGGTTTAAAAAATGTTAAAGAGATAGGAAAAGTTAGTGATGGATTGATGGTAGCAAGAGGAGATTTAGGAGTTGAGGTTCCAATAGAAAGAATTCCAATAGAACAAAAAAACATTTTAAGAATTGCCAATAAATACGGAATTTTGTCAATAACTGCCACGCAGATATTGGATTCTATGATTCACAATCCATATCCTACGAGAGCTGAGGTTACAGACATTGCTAATGCCATATATGATGGAACTGACTGCTTAATGCTGTCTAATGAAACTACCATTGGAAAGTATCCAATAGAGGCTATAAAAGTTTTAAATAAAGTGGCAGAAGTTGCTGATAAACACTATGAAGAGTTTGGGGATAGAGTTTGCTTAGAAGTTAAAAGTGTTGATGAAGGTTTAGCATACGCTGTTTATGAACTCTATAAAAAGTTAAACTGTAAATTAATCATAACTCCCACATATTCTGGAAGATCTGCAAAGATTATATCAAAATTGAGGATAAATAGTAAAATAATAGCTCCAACGCCAAACTTAAAAACTATAAGAAAACTAAGATTAGTTTGGGGAGTAAATAGTTGTTTAATGGAAGAATTTAACGATATAGAAAACATAATAAATGCCTGTAGAGATATTGCAAAAAGAGAAATTAAGAGTGGGATTTATATAGTTACCTTAGGACATCCAATAGGTAAGAAGAAAACAAACACTGTGAAAGTTGAATATATCTAA